The Desulfoscipio gibsoniae DSM 7213 genome contains a region encoding:
- a CDS encoding CBS domain-containing protein → MPEKKMVKDLMLPVTEYPRIYDTDSLKDAIMALKEFMATGKKYRSLLVFSKTKKVNNEEQLVGILTVRDILNCIKNNTLSYDGPELFGMSWARFYHKDPLKKPLVTKVGDMVRPLVQAFIQSDQNVTDAIRLMITKNVNILPVFKGQRAVGIIRAVDLLDYIGDMCD, encoded by the coding sequence ATGCCTGAAAAGAAAATGGTTAAAGATTTAATGCTTCCCGTAACTGAATACCCCAGAATATACGATACCGATAGTTTAAAGGATGCTATCATGGCCTTAAAGGAATTCATGGCCACCGGCAAGAAATATCGCTCGCTTTTGGTGTTCAGTAAAACTAAAAAGGTCAATAACGAAGAGCAACTGGTTGGCATATTGACGGTCAGGGATATACTAAATTGTATTAAGAATAATACTTTAAGTTATGACGGTCCGGAGTTATTTGGCATGTCCTGGGCCAGGTTTTATCATAAAGATCCGTTAAAGAAACCTTTGGTCACTAAGGTTGGCGATATGGTGCGCCCGCTAGTGCAGGCTTTTATTCAATCCGACCAGAATGTAACTGATGCCATACGTTTGATGATCACTAAAAACGTTAATATATTACCAGTGTTCAAGGGCCAAAGGGCGGTTGGTATCATCCGTGCGGTGGATTTGTTGGATTATATAGGGGATATGTGTGACTAA
- a CDS encoding GerMN domain-containing protein: MRKIRKVSGSRLILFMMVVLALLTLTLMGCGQNKDSVSQGGNQNPGAAQGDNQTGSDESGHNDDISAKPAQTEQKVTLYFSDDQAMRLVPEKRTVTKGDETLEEVILRELINGPKKDNLVQTIPEGTKLLSVSVVNGVAYVNFSKEFQTKHWGGSSGETMTLYSVVNSLAKLPGIEKVQFLLEGDKKESILNGNMDTTVPLVPDYSLGE; this comes from the coding sequence ATGAGGAAAATAAGAAAAGTCTCTGGGTCCAGATTAATACTGTTCATGATGGTGGTGCTGGCACTATTAACTTTAACTCTGATGGGCTGCGGTCAAAACAAAGATAGCGTGTCCCAGGGTGGTAACCAAAATCCGGGCGCTGCCCAGGGTGATAATCAAACTGGTAGCGATGAGTCGGGACATAATGACGATATCAGCGCCAAGCCGGCACAAACTGAGCAAAAAGTCACCCTTTACTTTAGTGACGACCAGGCTATGCGTCTTGTGCCGGAAAAAAGGACGGTAACTAAAGGGGATGAAACACTGGAGGAAGTAATTCTTCGGGAGTTGATCAACGGGCCGAAAAAGGATAACCTAGTGCAAACCATTCCCGAGGGTACCAAACTTCTTTCCGTATCGGTTGTAAACGGGGTGGCTTATGTCAACTTTTCCAAAGAGTTCCAAACTAAACATTGGGGCGGTTCGTCCGGTGAAACCATGACTTTGTACTCAGTGGTTAATTCACTGGCCAAATTGCCGGGCATTGAAAAGGTGCAATTTTTGCTGGAGGGTGATAAAAAGGAAAGTATTTTGAATGGCAATATGGATACCACTGTACCGCTGGTACCGGATTATAGCCTGGGAGAATAA